In the Arachis ipaensis cultivar K30076 chromosome B10, Araip1.1, whole genome shotgun sequence genome, one interval contains:
- the LOC107621067 gene encoding uncharacterized protein LOC107621067: MALVALAARTRHRFPSSDGELDRRQLGAAAVTESASFVSRASLASVNLSVSVAIPFSFELNGSETSGGGGNAWQQRGRTAGSGGSDAQRAVSLFPLFLPSRLPSFSDSDNDKKNILAVQSLRNTIMGSTLMATTSILLSSGLAAVISSTYSIKKPLDDALYGGHGEFMVALKYVTLLIFFLFSFFCHSLSIRFINQVNILINTPQDEMSLVTPDYVNEILEKGFVLNTVGNRIFYAALPLLLWIFGPVLVFLCSITMIPVLYNLDFVVNSGKGKLNNNHGTRDFA, from the exons ATGGCGCTGGTGGCTCTGGCCGCAAGGACGCGACACCGGTTCCCCTCCAGTGACGGCGAGCTCGACCGACGGCAACTGGGTGCGGCGGCGGTGACAGAATCGGCTTCCTTTGTCTCACGCGCTTCACTGGCTTCCGTCAATCTCTCTGTCAGCGTCGCTATACCTTTCTCCTTCGAGCTCAACGGTAGCGAAACTAGCGGCGGCGGCGGTAACGCATGGCAGCAGCGAGGACGAACAGC CGGCTCTGGTGGCAGTGACGCCCAACGCGCCGTCTCCCTCTTCCCCCTCTTTCTTCCCTCGCGGCTCCCCTCATTTTCTGATTCG GACAATGATAAAAAGAATATTTTGGCCGTTCAATCACTTCGGAACACAATCATGGGGTCAACCCTAATGGCCACAACTTCCATTCTCCTCTCCTCTGGGCTAGCCGCCGTAATAAGCAGCACTTACAGCATAAAAAAGCCGCTAGATGACGCCCTCTACGGCGGACACGGAGAATTTATGGTGGCGTTGAAATACGTGACGCTTCtcatcttcttccttttctcgTTCTTTTGTCACTCGCTGTCGATCCGATTCATCAATCAAGTCAACATTCTAATTAATACACCACAAGATGAAATGTCATTAGTAACCCCGGATTATGTTAATGAAATATTAGAGAAAGGGTTTGTGTTGAACACTGTGGGGAATAGGATTTTCTATGCGGCACTCCCTCTATTGCTTTGGATATTTGGACCTGTTTTGGTGTTCTTGTGTTCTATTACTATGATTCCGGTGCTTTATAACCTTGACTTTGTGGTCAATAGTGGAAAAGGAAAGTTGAATAATAACCATGGGACTagggattttgcatga